A genomic segment from Roseofilum capinflatum BLCC-M114 encodes:
- a CDS encoding glycosyltransferase family 4 protein — MPLQMYHLIAFAVSTLVVLGSTPIVKHIGLKSGKVDQPSGRKVHSRPMVRLGGVSIFLGTLTALLIVWWAGGFGILPPDKEYEVWGVTIGGLAFFAIGLADDLFSLSPFSRLLMQVVVALGAWQVGVQINFLSIPFMGLVTLPDWISIPITILWLVGMVNAINWIDGLDGLAAGVCGIAAVVMLIVSLFMDQSAAALIAAALAGGALGFLRYNFNPAQIFMGDGGAYFMGFTLAGVGVIGLVKTTAVTAVLLPYLILAVPLLDMSAVILDRLLNGRSPFIADKRHLHHRLLNAGLSHRLTVLFIYALTLWVGSLALAFSGIPSGYGYAAGATALLIYTIWKAKQQTAKS; from the coding sequence ATGCCCTTACAGATGTATCATCTGATCGCCTTCGCTGTATCCACTTTAGTTGTCCTTGGAAGCACCCCCATCGTCAAACATATTGGCCTGAAAAGCGGGAAAGTGGATCAACCCAGTGGACGCAAAGTTCACTCCCGTCCCATGGTGCGCTTGGGAGGAGTTTCCATTTTTCTCGGTACGCTCACGGCTCTGTTAATTGTCTGGTGGGCGGGCGGCTTTGGGATTTTGCCCCCGGATAAAGAATACGAAGTATGGGGGGTAACCATTGGCGGTTTAGCCTTTTTCGCGATCGGTTTAGCTGACGATCTCTTTAGTCTGTCCCCCTTTTCTCGCTTGTTGATGCAGGTGGTGGTTGCCCTCGGTGCATGGCAGGTGGGGGTACAAATTAACTTTTTAAGTATTCCCTTCATGGGATTAGTGACTCTACCGGATTGGATCAGTATTCCCATTACTATCTTGTGGTTGGTGGGGATGGTGAACGCGATTAACTGGATTGATGGCTTAGATGGTTTAGCCGCCGGAGTCTGTGGGATTGCGGCAGTGGTGATGCTGATTGTGAGCTTGTTTATGGATCAATCCGCAGCCGCTTTGATTGCGGCGGCTTTGGCGGGTGGGGCGCTCGGCTTTCTGCGCTACAATTTCAATCCTGCCCAGATTTTTATGGGGGATGGGGGCGCTTATTTTATGGGCTTTACCCTGGCGGGTGTGGGGGTGATTGGATTGGTAAAAACGACGGCAGTAACTGCTGTATTGTTACCCTATCTGATCTTGGCTGTGCCCCTGTTGGATATGTCAGCCGTAATTCTCGATCGCCTCCTCAATGGGCGATCGCCATTTATCGCCGATAAACGCCACCTCCATCACCGTCTCCTCAACGCGGGTTTATCCCATCGGTTAACGGTTCTGTTTATCTATGCTCTGACGCTCTGGGTAGGCAGTCTCGCCCTCGCCTTTTCTGGGATTCCCAGTGGCTATGGCTATGCTGCGGGTGCGACGGCTCTGTTGATTTACACGATTTGGAAGGCCAAGCAACAAACGGCTAAATCCTAG
- a CDS encoding aspartate kinase yields the protein MALIVQKYGGTSVGTVDRIQAVAKRVKQTVNAGNSVVVVVSAMGKTTDGLVKLASEISANPCRREMDMLLSTGEQVSIALLSMALKEIYQPAISLTGAQVGIVTESNQHTRARILNINPQRIERHLGEGQVVIVAGFQGIALSEDTDSQNPDVEITTLGRGGSDTSAVALAAALKADICEIYTDVPGILTADPRLIPDAQLMSEITSDEMLELASLGAKVLHPRAVEIARNYGIPLVVKSSWTDDPGTKVTSPTPFPRPLEGLELVHPVDAVEFDTDQAKVSLLRVPDRPGVAAQLFGEIGDQNLDVDLIIQSIHEGQTNDIAFTVTTDSLKRAEAVSNAILPVLSQGSSLNNAEVMVEDNIAKISIAGAGMIGRPGVAAEMFTALAEGGVNIQMISTSEVKVSCVVEATDCDRAVAILCQTFEVQVQAAKAVRGAIPSGIAANSQPPVRGVALDLKQARLALRHVPDRPGTAAQLFKLLAEHNISVDMIIQSQRCRVINGLYTRDIAFTVAEADAQAAGSLLEKLAADWGSSEVLVDRAIAKVSAVGTGMLNHPGVAAMMFAALSKQGINIQMIATSEIKVSCVVDRDSGVKALQAIHAAFGLAGSQKVTVSA from the coding sequence ATGGCCTTAATCGTACAAAAATATGGTGGCACTTCCGTCGGGACAGTCGATCGCATCCAAGCGGTTGCCAAGCGGGTTAAACAAACGGTAAACGCCGGGAATTCCGTGGTCGTTGTCGTCTCTGCTATGGGCAAAACCACAGATGGCTTGGTCAAGCTCGCCTCAGAAATTTCCGCCAACCCCTGCCGCCGAGAAATGGATATGTTACTCTCGACTGGGGAGCAGGTATCCATCGCCCTCCTGAGTATGGCCCTAAAAGAAATATATCAACCAGCCATCTCCTTGACTGGCGCTCAAGTGGGCATTGTCACCGAAAGTAATCAGCACACCCGCGCCCGTATTCTCAACATTAATCCCCAACGGATCGAGCGCCATCTGGGGGAAGGGCAAGTTGTTATTGTGGCCGGTTTCCAAGGGATTGCTCTTTCTGAGGATACGGATAGTCAAAATCCTGATGTAGAAATTACAACGCTGGGACGGGGCGGATCGGATACCTCGGCCGTGGCCTTAGCGGCTGCCCTGAAAGCAGATATTTGTGAGATTTATACAGATGTACCCGGTATTTTAACGGCTGACCCTCGCCTCATTCCCGATGCCCAACTGATGAGCGAAATTACCAGCGATGAGATGCTGGAATTAGCCAGTTTAGGGGCAAAAGTCTTGCATCCGAGAGCCGTAGAAATTGCCCGAAATTACGGCATTCCCTTAGTGGTTAAATCCAGTTGGACAGACGATCCGGGTACAAAAGTCACCTCTCCCACTCCCTTCCCCCGCCCATTGGAGGGGTTGGAGTTGGTGCATCCGGTAGATGCAGTGGAGTTTGATACCGATCAAGCCAAAGTCTCTTTATTGCGCGTCCCCGATCGCCCAGGGGTAGCCGCTCAATTATTCGGCGAAATTGGCGACCAGAATTTAGACGTAGATCTGATTATCCAATCTATTCACGAAGGGCAAACCAATGATATCGCCTTTACCGTAACCACCGACTCCCTGAAACGGGCGGAAGCCGTCTCTAATGCCATATTACCCGTTCTTTCCCAAGGGTCTAGCTTGAATAATGCGGAAGTCATGGTCGAGGACAATATCGCCAAAATTAGTATCGCCGGCGCAGGCATGATCGGCCGGCCGGGGGTCGCGGCAGAAATGTTTACGGCTTTAGCTGAAGGTGGGGTCAACATTCAGATGATCTCGACTTCTGAAGTAAAGGTGAGTTGTGTCGTCGAAGCCACAGACTGCGATCGCGCTGTCGCCATCCTCTGTCAAACTTTTGAGGTACAAGTGCAGGCCGCCAAGGCGGTTCGCGGAGCGATCCCTTCGGGAATCGCCGCCAACAGCCAACCCCCCGTCCGAGGCGTAGCCCTCGACCTGAAACAAGCCCGGTTAGCCCTGCGCCATGTGCCTGATCGCCCAGGAACCGCCGCCCAATTGTTCAAACTGTTAGCAGAACATAACATCAGTGTAGATATGATTATTCAATCCCAACGCTGCCGCGTGATTAACGGCCTCTATACCCGCGATATCGCCTTCACCGTGGCTGAAGCCGATGCACAAGCGGCTGGCAGCCTATTAGAGAAACTAGCCGCAGACTGGGGATCATCAGAAGTCCTCGTTGATCGGGCGATCGCCAAAGTCAGCGCCGTAGGTACAGGAATGCTGAATCATCCCGGTGTAGCAGCGATGATGTTTGCTGCCCTCTCCAAACAAGGGATTAACATTCAGATGATCGCCACCTCCGAAATTAAAGTCAGTTGCGTCGTTGATCGAGACTCTGGCGTAAAAGCACTGCAAGCGATTCACGCCGCCTTCGGCCTTGCCGGGAGTCAAAAAGTTACTGTTTCTGCTTAA
- a CDS encoding S8 family serine peptidase: MYRHSSTELPPKVYAEAVVVAATGESLLSSPTLVTSKNVAQFDADPRLLKETENRLRKAKFEVLSVGRSSISIAGPPELYEREFNTRLIARERRVNKGFADFAVGTYLDSLDNKPKGEIDTSQTTWANEVAGIAINEPIYYAIRPNIPAAFPPLIDRSRHLQVPDDIAKGLKSDRLHQLGITGRGAKVVMVDSGWYEHPFFRRNGYRGKVVLAPGSSEPDRDDNGHGTGESANLFAVAPEVDFTMVKADVALYKRWRNVNSIAAFREAIVLKPDIIVCSWGSDQRSPILSPHNKVLASLIADAVRQGIVVIFAAGNGHDWGFPAQHPEVIAAGGVYMPPDESRRHELEASSYSSGFISPVYPGRTVPDVCGLVGHLPDGQYIMLPIPPGCTTDDGHARRGDGTNPDDGWAAFSGTSAAAPQLAGICALIKQINPSLSPQRITQILENTATDVTLESQNYRRHQVGIGRDIHTGHGLANAWEAIQAIKPNVTENPPPIATPASTPPVMTQAVGLQPSSVTLFSSPSEPTVSPTVLSKRKLKMSADYPKLREKLDEIRNEFDAILKRKIEAGEIEEVELSLSEHHFSSRSPRTDGLLALVACVKEVDPDEESKTVVDDIHQVITQTLEAKGLMTKDLETRLNDNEDFQKGLEYILGESKPKPEISTKHIYAAKSLLKVREYQKLATRVLIAGISSFESDISGEAAKALGEFSDNIQFNLIDRENVYLPLEGYCSMVGPGCYTKDAKCYTGKTCKKTEEVGNCEGCENPHF, translated from the coding sequence ATGTATCGGCACAGTTCCACAGAGTTACCACCCAAAGTTTATGCAGAAGCTGTTGTGGTAGCAGCAACGGGAGAATCTCTGCTTTCCTCTCCGACTCTGGTCACCAGTAAAAATGTGGCTCAGTTTGATGCTGACCCTCGTTTACTCAAAGAAACAGAAAATCGTCTGCGAAAAGCAAAATTTGAAGTCTTATCCGTGGGTCGCTCGTCGATTAGTATTGCTGGGCCGCCAGAATTATATGAGCGAGAATTTAATACCCGTCTGATCGCACGGGAGCGCCGGGTGAACAAAGGGTTTGCAGATTTCGCTGTGGGGACTTATCTGGACTCTTTGGACAATAAACCCAAAGGCGAAATTGATACCTCTCAAACGACTTGGGCAAATGAAGTGGCAGGTATTGCCATTAATGAGCCGATTTATTATGCCATTCGACCCAATATTCCGGCAGCGTTTCCCCCTCTAATCGATCGCTCCCGACATCTGCAAGTACCGGATGATATTGCCAAGGGGTTGAAGAGCGATCGCCTGCATCAACTTGGAATCACCGGTCGAGGGGCGAAAGTGGTGATGGTGGACTCCGGTTGGTACGAGCATCCCTTTTTCCGAAGAAATGGATACCGAGGAAAGGTGGTGTTAGCTCCCGGTTCATCGGAACCCGACAGAGACGATAACGGCCATGGAACGGGAGAGTCCGCGAACTTATTCGCTGTTGCGCCAGAGGTAGACTTTACCATGGTTAAGGCAGATGTGGCGCTGTATAAGCGATGGCGGAATGTGAATTCGATCGCTGCGTTTCGGGAGGCGATCGTTTTAAAACCCGATATCATTGTTTGCAGTTGGGGAAGCGACCAGAGAAGCCCTATTCTATCTCCTCATAACAAAGTCTTAGCCAGCTTAATTGCCGATGCCGTTCGTCAAGGAATTGTGGTTATTTTCGCCGCCGGTAACGGTCATGATTGGGGATTTCCGGCGCAACATCCGGAAGTTATTGCTGCTGGAGGGGTTTATATGCCCCCAGATGAGTCTCGTCGGCACGAATTGGAAGCCAGTAGCTACAGCAGTGGGTTTATCAGTCCCGTATATCCAGGGCGCACGGTTCCCGACGTTTGTGGTTTGGTCGGCCATCTTCCTGACGGACAATATATTATGTTGCCGATTCCACCGGGGTGTACAACGGACGATGGACATGCCAGGCGGGGAGATGGAACGAATCCTGATGATGGCTGGGCGGCTTTTAGCGGTACATCCGCCGCCGCTCCCCAATTGGCCGGGATTTGTGCTTTAATAAAACAAATTAATCCGAGTTTATCTCCACAAAGAATTACACAAATTCTGGAGAATACCGCCACCGATGTTACATTGGAATCGCAGAATTATCGAAGACACCAGGTGGGCATCGGTCGTGACATTCACACCGGACATGGTTTAGCCAACGCCTGGGAAGCCATTCAAGCTATTAAACCCAACGTAACAGAAAACCCTCCGCCCATTGCTACCCCTGCATCTACCCCACCCGTCATGACTCAGGCGGTTGGACTTCAACCCTCAAGCGTTACCTTATTTTCATCCCCATCTGAACCGACTGTATCGCCCACTGTTTTATCTAAGAGGAAACTGAAAATGTCTGCCGATTATCCCAAGCTCAGAGAAAAACTAGATGAGATTCGCAATGAGTTTGATGCAATCTTAAAGCGCAAGATTGAAGCCGGTGAAATTGAAGAAGTCGAGCTTTCTCTATCGGAGCATCATTTTAGTTCGCGATCGCCCCGAACCGATGGTCTTCTAGCCTTGGTTGCTTGTGTAAAAGAAGTCGATCCAGATGAAGAAAGTAAAACGGTTGTAGACGACATCCATCAAGTAATTACCCAAACCCTTGAGGCTAAAGGCTTGATGACTAAAGATTTGGAAACTCGACTAAATGATAATGAAGATTTCCAAAAGGGATTAGAGTATATCCTGGGAGAATCAAAGCCAAAACCTGAAATCAGCACCAAACATATTTATGCAGCCAAAAGCTTGCTGAAAGTGCGAGAATATCAAAAACTAGCAACCCGCGTTCTAATTGCTGGGATAAGTTCATTCGAGTCAGATATCTCTGGAGAAGCAGCTAAAGCACTAGGAGAATTTAGTGATAACATACAATTTAATCTGATTGATAGAGAAAATGTTTATCTTCCTCTAGAGGGTTATTGCAGTATGGTTGGGCCAGGCTGCTATACTAAAGATGCAAAGTGCTATACTGGGAAGACTTGTAAGAAAACTGAAGAGGTTGGGAACTGTGAAGGTTGTGAAAATCCACACTTCTAA
- a CDS encoding pentapeptide repeat-containing protein gives MADEMAQYHSQVDGEIKGLSIGTGNVIYNYFYSPPKASTNEDVTETDSLRCPYRGLFHFSPKDAEYFFGRDDFIEDLYQATQTRNFIPVLGASGSGKSSVVFAGLVPKLQAEGSWQFTYFRPGVIRKQDKQEIADPFYALATALVPLYTPDLNKTEQLAQGNTLAGLLRSGEVLLSDVIATIQDNYPGDRLLLIADQFEELYTVCTDAKVRHRFLDILIDNIYTPSSDSPLVLVLTMRADFLGNALSYASFAQVLKDDMKLGAMNHTELRDVIEKPAQKLGVTFELGLVETILDDVEDEPGNLPLLEFALTELWKRRKGQKITHQAYQEIGKVQGALTRHADRILSKLSPEETKAAQRIFLKLVNPGEGMGDTRRQVTQAEIGVSNWNFVNKLADYRLVVTSQNTNDQETVEVVHEALIRNWSQLREWIDESREAIRTAQKIEAEAKEWEKKGRNNGYLLQDRRLRDAKEFMQYDHPEVKLSGLAKDFIKASQRKQRMGSLRIGSILIIPAFIVLLPLHFWLVNQAFSLLYRDEECQPNAATKFFLQYIVLTGYKKQLRGAELCNENLRNSFLYESNLSQANFESADLSHSNLQDTELEKAEFERAKLIGVNLNGSFLLNANFQGAILEESTIQKSYLKGANFNQANLIEVNLEKSLMLTPHQLNKAILCNTILPKYIDIDDVNPNKDC, from the coding sequence ATGGCTGATGAAATGGCTCAATATCATTCCCAGGTAGATGGGGAAATTAAGGGGTTGTCTATTGGTACGGGCAACGTTATCTACAATTATTTCTACAGCCCTCCCAAAGCAAGCACAAATGAGGACGTTACCGAAACCGATAGCCTTCGTTGTCCCTATCGAGGATTATTTCACTTTAGCCCCAAGGATGCCGAATACTTTTTTGGCCGAGATGACTTTATCGAAGACCTCTATCAAGCCACTCAAACTCGCAATTTTATTCCCGTTTTGGGAGCGTCGGGGAGCGGCAAGTCTTCCGTGGTGTTTGCGGGGTTAGTGCCGAAATTACAGGCGGAAGGCTCTTGGCAGTTTACTTATTTTCGCCCTGGTGTGATTCGCAAACAAGATAAACAGGAGATTGCCGATCCCTTTTATGCTCTGGCTACAGCTCTGGTTCCTCTGTATACGCCTGATTTGAATAAAACAGAACAACTGGCTCAGGGCAATACTTTGGCCGGTCTTCTCCGCAGTGGGGAGGTGTTGCTCTCGGATGTTATTGCGACCATTCAAGACAATTATCCTGGCGATCGCCTCCTGTTAATTGCCGACCAATTTGAAGAACTGTATACCGTCTGTACCGATGCAAAAGTTCGCCATCGATTTCTGGATATTTTAATTGACAATATCTATACTCCCAGTTCCGATTCTCCCTTGGTGTTGGTACTCACCATGCGGGCGGATTTCTTGGGTAATGCCTTGTCCTATGCCTCCTTTGCCCAAGTGCTGAAGGATGACATGAAATTGGGGGCTATGAATCATACCGAACTGCGGGATGTCATTGAGAAACCGGCGCAAAAACTAGGGGTAACCTTTGAACTGGGTTTAGTGGAAACCATTCTGGATGATGTGGAAGATGAACCGGGAAATTTACCCTTGCTAGAGTTTGCCCTCACCGAACTCTGGAAGCGACGCAAAGGACAGAAAATTACCCATCAAGCTTATCAAGAAATTGGCAAAGTTCAGGGCGCTTTAACTCGTCACGCGGATCGCATTTTGAGCAAGCTGAGTCCGGAAGAAACCAAAGCAGCTCAACGAATTTTTCTGAAGTTAGTCAACCCTGGAGAGGGAATGGGAGACACTCGCAGGCAGGTAACGCAAGCGGAAATTGGGGTATCCAATTGGAATTTTGTCAATAAATTAGCCGATTACCGCTTAGTGGTGACCAGTCAAAATACCAACGACCAAGAAACGGTGGAAGTTGTCCATGAAGCCTTAATTCGGAATTGGTCTCAACTGAGGGAATGGATTGACGAAAGTCGCGAAGCAATTAGAACTGCACAAAAAATTGAAGCTGAGGCTAAGGAATGGGAAAAGAAAGGCAGAAATAACGGTTATCTCTTGCAAGATCGACGGTTAAGAGATGCTAAAGAGTTTATGCAATATGACCATCCAGAAGTCAAGTTATCTGGGTTAGCGAAAGATTTTATCAAAGCTAGTCAGAGAAAACAAAGAATGGGAAGCTTGAGGATTGGTTCTATCTTGATTATTCCAGCATTCATAGTATTGCTTCCATTACACTTCTGGCTGGTTAATCAAGCTTTCTCATTACTTTATAGAGATGAAGAATGTCAACCCAATGCAGCAACCAAATTCTTCCTCCAATATATAGTTTTGACTGGCTACAAAAAACAGCTTAGAGGAGCTGAACTGTGCAATGAAAACTTGAGAAATAGTTTTCTTTATGAAAGCAACTTATCACAGGCTAACTTTGAAAGTGCAGATCTTTCGCATTCTAATTTGCAAGACACAGAACTTGAAAAAGCAGAATTTGAGCGAGCTAAACTTATAGGGGTAAACTTGAACGGGTCATTTCTTTTGAATGCAAACTTTCAGGGAGCTATACTTGAGGAATCTACAATACAAAAATCATATCTTAAAGGGGCGAACTTTAACCAAGCAAATTTAATTGAGGTTAATCTAGAAAAGTCATTGATGTTAACGCCACATCAACTTAACAAAGCTATACTTTGTAATACAATTTTACCCAAATATATTGATATTGATGATGTTAATCCAAATAAAGATTGCTGA
- a CDS encoding DNA phosphorothioation-associated putative methyltransferase: protein MVSHADMVSLCQQSAIGKRLPNALYVHVTALDALDAQLQEYETLGRQIAGDMEPPTLIKFHLDQAKISYLYYPDFDPDPHPRLHASLQVDFTQEKAVYRDYRNSENPPILHRKETFVTLHYPHYEKFAQLTRQEEEWGLLNKRSGFSIGTLKHWQKWLSVHRVRIEDHRVVAMEHTVNTTYAPVIESYKAAMVRKELSRPMRLALEAELFTPETTFFDYGCGYGEDIKQVARKGYSSSGWDPYYRPDTPLHEADIVNLGYVINVIEDQGERREALVKAWELTQKVLVVSAQVLISAASDRLMAYADGVITQRNTFQKYYEQEELKTYIDQVLEVDAVPVDLGIYFVFRDRTQAEIFRASRFHSRLSTPRIRIEVRRFEDYQELLTPLMVFFTERGRLPKRGELAQEDPILEEFGTFRRAFKLVLQVTEEDEWEKIATSRRQDFLVYLALSHFSDRPQFRHLSPIIRQDIQSLFGSYKSACILADQMLLSLGDLDFIARCSQNSPVGKFTPKSFTVHAHYLDSLDPRLRLYEGCANRTIGRLEGATLIKFHLNLPKISYLFYPDFDQTPHPLLKTILQIDLRDLAVYYENYDDHPNPPILHRKEQFIDCTYPQFSQFQKLSLQEEKWGLFEDWKAIQTRRGWLKCLEKHGVEIRGSQVRWRKDIDPYRLKLLKSAHKKRLAAYRKNNNC from the coding sequence ATGGTCTCTCATGCTGACATGGTAAGCCTCTGCCAACAGAGTGCGATCGGCAAACGCCTACCTAATGCCCTCTATGTTCATGTTACGGCTCTAGATGCTCTTGATGCTCAACTGCAAGAGTACGAAACCCTGGGTCGTCAAATTGCGGGAGACATGGAACCGCCAACATTAATTAAATTTCACCTGGATCAAGCCAAGATTTCCTATCTGTATTATCCCGATTTTGACCCCGACCCCCATCCCCGGCTGCACGCCAGTTTACAGGTAGACTTTACCCAAGAAAAAGCGGTTTATCGGGACTACCGCAACAGCGAAAATCCCCCGATTCTGCATCGCAAGGAAACCTTTGTTACGCTCCACTATCCCCACTATGAAAAGTTTGCCCAGTTAACCCGACAGGAAGAAGAATGGGGACTCTTAAATAAGCGAAGCGGGTTTTCCATTGGCACATTGAAGCATTGGCAAAAGTGGTTATCGGTGCATCGGGTCAGGATAGAAGATCATCGGGTGGTCGCCATGGAACACACCGTAAATACGACCTATGCACCGGTCATTGAAAGCTATAAAGCGGCCATGGTACGCAAGGAGTTATCCCGGCCTATGCGGTTGGCTCTGGAGGCGGAATTATTTACCCCAGAAACCACGTTTTTTGACTATGGTTGTGGCTATGGAGAAGATATTAAACAAGTCGCCCGCAAGGGATATAGCAGTAGTGGATGGGACCCTTATTATCGCCCGGATACGCCCCTTCATGAGGCTGATATTGTCAATTTGGGCTATGTGATTAATGTGATTGAAGACCAGGGAGAACGTCGGGAAGCACTGGTAAAAGCATGGGAGTTAACCCAAAAGGTGTTGGTGGTGTCGGCTCAGGTGTTGATTAGTGCAGCAAGCGATCGCCTCATGGCCTATGCCGATGGAGTCATTACCCAGCGCAATACGTTCCAGAAATACTACGAGCAGGAAGAGCTGAAAACCTATATTGATCAGGTCTTAGAGGTGGATGCTGTGCCTGTAGATTTGGGGATTTACTTCGTATTTCGCGATCGCACCCAAGCCGAGATTTTCCGCGCCTCCCGCTTCCATTCCCGTCTCTCTACTCCTCGCATCCGCATCGAAGTGCGGCGCTTTGAAGACTATCAGGAATTACTCACTCCCCTGATGGTATTTTTTACCGAGCGCGGACGCTTACCGAAACGGGGAGAATTAGCCCAAGAAGACCCCATTCTAGAAGAGTTCGGCACATTTCGCCGCGCCTTCAAACTCGTTCTGCAAGTCACCGAAGAAGACGAATGGGAAAAAATCGCTACCTCTCGCCGTCAGGATTTCCTGGTCTATCTCGCACTGTCTCATTTTAGCGATCGCCCCCAATTTCGCCACCTCTCCCCCATCATCCGCCAAGACATTCAAAGCTTATTTGGCAGTTATAAAAGCGCCTGTATTTTAGCCGATCAAATGCTCTTGAGTTTAGGGGATTTAGACTTTATTGCTCGCTGCTCCCAAAACTCCCCCGTCGGCAAATTCACCCCCAAATCCTTTACCGTTCACGCTCATTATCTCGACTCCCTCGATCCCCGTTTGCGGCTCTACGAAGGCTGTGCCAACCGCACCATCGGCCGACTCGAAGGAGCCACCCTGATTAAATTTCACCTCAACCTTCCCAAAATTTCCTATCTCTTTTATCCCGATTTTGACCAAACTCCCCACCCCCTCTTAAAAACCATCCTGCAAATTGACTTACGCGATTTAGCAGTCTATTATGAAAACTATGACGATCATCCCAATCCCCCAATTTTACACCGCAAAGAACAATTCATCGATTGCACCTATCCCCAGTTTTCCCAATTCCAGAAACTGAGCTTACAAGAAGAAAAATGGGGACTTTTCGAGGATTGGAAAGCGATCCAAACCCGTCGCGGATGGTTGAAATGTTTAGAAAAACATGGCGTAGAAATTAGAGGCTCTCAAGTCCGGTGGCGCAAAGACATTGACCCCTATCGCCTCAAACTCTTAAAATCTGCCCATAAAAAACGATTAGCTGCCTATAGAAAAAACAATAATTGTTAA